The Methanobacterium lacus genome includes a region encoding these proteins:
- a CDS encoding undecaprenyl-diphosphate phosphatase produces the protein MDIIQAIILGIVQGLAEFLPVASAGQVILVTHILGVTFPSQSDALAFNTLLHLGTLTAIVGFFYRDLIKIIKAFIDSLLDIFRQKFKEGLKEDVYKRLAWLMLMSTIPAAIVGALFNKQFEILFGSVVAVGIFLIINGFILYSTNYAKNGKDTVKQLTFRNAFLIGVMESLALFPGISRSGTSISAGLFLGLERECAARYAFLIALPVIGAAVLFEIKNIGALSQNSPVTMVAAYLAVVVFGYLSIGLLIRLIKSTSLKVFAYYCWIVGALTLILSYAYGLI, from the coding sequence TTGGATATTATACAGGCAATAATTTTAGGAATTGTTCAAGGTCTGGCAGAATTTTTACCAGTGGCCAGTGCTGGACAGGTTATTTTAGTAACACATATATTAGGAGTTACATTCCCTTCACAGTCAGATGCTCTAGCATTTAACACATTACTGCACCTCGGAACACTCACCGCCATCGTTGGTTTCTTCTACAGGGATCTCATAAAAATTATCAAAGCATTCATAGACAGTTTATTGGACATATTCCGACAAAAATTCAAAGAAGGTCTTAAAGAAGATGTTTACAAGAGGCTTGCATGGCTCATGCTCATGAGCACAATACCTGCAGCAATAGTTGGTGCACTGTTTAATAAACAGTTCGAAATCCTTTTTGGAAGTGTTGTTGCAGTCGGAATATTCTTAATAATCAATGGTTTTATACTGTACAGTACCAACTATGCTAAGAATGGTAAAGATACAGTTAAACAACTCACCTTTAGAAACGCATTTTTAATAGGTGTTATGGAATCTCTTGCCTTGTTTCCAGGAATTTCAAGATCCGGTACCTCCATCAGTGCAGGCTTATTTTTAGGTCTTGAACGAGAATGTGCCGCAAGATATGCGTTTTTAATAGCTTTACCTGTCATAGGTGCAGCAGTCCTATTCGAAATCAAAAATATAGGTGCATTGTCACAAAACAGTCCTGTTACAATGGTAGCAGCGTACCTTGCAGTGGTTGTATTTGGTTACCTGTCCATAGGTCTTCTGATTAGACTCATAAAATCAACGAGTCTCAAAGTATTCGCATATTACTGTTGGATAGTTGGTGCTTTGACTTTGATTTTGAGCTATGCATATGGTTTAATCTAA
- a CDS encoding MarR family winged helix-turn-helix transcriptional regulator yields the protein MDKELLIQVTEEMYLLFPLFKNKLFKHKKSLKHNSMPHSYFHVLKVLKKRGPLPMSEIGRKVCISKSNMTSLIDKLVQNGLTERIPDQNDRRVINIALTEKGNQLIEDWHSHSNQQIMKKLSSISDEDMETLHKSLKNIRTILNKMDES from the coding sequence ATGGATAAAGAACTATTAATTCAAGTTACAGAGGAAATGTATCTTTTATTTCCACTATTTAAAAACAAACTGTTTAAACACAAAAAAAGTTTGAAACACAACTCAATGCCCCATTCTTACTTTCATGTTCTTAAGGTTTTAAAGAAGCGTGGTCCCCTCCCAATGTCTGAAATAGGAAGGAAAGTCTGTATATCCAAATCAAACATGACTTCACTCATTGACAAGCTGGTTCAAAACGGACTCACAGAGAGAATACCAGATCAAAATGATAGAAGGGTAATTAACATAGCCCTAACAGAAAAGGGCAACCAACTCATTGAGGATTGGCATTCACATTCAAATCAGCAGATAATGAAAAAATTATCCTCAATTTCAGATGAAGACATGGAAACCCTCCACAAATCACTGAAAAATATCAGGACAATACTCAACAAAATGGATGAATCCTAA
- a CDS encoding UbiA family prenyltransferase: protein MNELFKSFVMTYRASRSLKYGGYFITILPFIAILYYNGFINSPWALLYLLPLVPAFAGGFMWNAIGDADKDPKSKNPVTQGLISVKFLYVTIAVLYLLSILFLLLIYTSFASLMALLLLLLLAAIYSGFKLRMKESILGPVVASFGFFVLPSIMLLAEFNYFSLGTVTLLVGLFVIYFAHEIKHTIIEYDLDLSFDCRTFAVIVGKKNANIIEYASIILGFIFLTASIYYLLPNSYMISNYYIPTVYVMGVFIIFFALSLFSTLFYGFKTQFDQKGDVILNMLPYIASRTCYITIGLFLLNLPMLIIILALWLLFTDKYL from the coding sequence ATGAACGAACTATTCAAATCTTTTGTAATGACTTACCGTGCATCTAGATCTCTTAAGTATGGTGGGTATTTCATCACCATCCTACCGTTCATAGCAATTTTGTACTACAATGGTTTTATAAACTCCCCCTGGGCTCTGCTTTACCTGCTCCCACTTGTTCCTGCATTTGCAGGTGGTTTTATGTGGAATGCCATAGGTGATGCTGATAAGGATCCTAAATCAAAAAATCCTGTTACACAGGGATTAATTTCTGTAAAATTTCTTTATGTAACAATAGCAGTGTTGTATCTGCTTTCAATTCTATTTTTGCTGCTTATTTACACTTCATTTGCTTCTTTAATGGCCCTTTTATTGTTACTGTTGTTAGCTGCAATATACAGTGGTTTTAAGCTCAGGATGAAGGAAAGTATTTTGGGACCTGTAGTGGCATCCTTTGGATTTTTTGTCCTACCCTCCATAATGCTGTTGGCCGAGTTCAATTACTTCAGTTTAGGTACGGTGACACTCCTTGTTGGATTGTTTGTAATTTACTTTGCCCACGAAATTAAACACACCATAATAGAATACGATCTCGATCTAAGCTTCGATTGCAGGACATTTGCCGTGATCGTTGGTAAAAAAAATGCCAACATTATAGAGTACGCATCAATTATTTTGGGTTTTATTTTCCTAACTGCTAGTATTTATTACCTCTTGCCCAATTCCTACATGATTTCAAACTATTACATACCCACAGTTTATGTTATGGGCGTTTTCATAATATTTTTCGCCTTAAGCCTGTTCTCTACACTGTTCTATGGATTTAAAACCCAGTTTGATCAGAAGGGAGATGTTATTCTCAACATGCTCCCATACATAGCCAGCAGAACATGTTACATAACCATTGGATTGTTCCTGCTAAATTTACCGATGCTGATTATAATACTTGCATTATGGCTCCTGTTTACAGATAAATATCTATAA
- a CDS encoding carotenoid biosynthesis protein, whose translation MEIIFFTKLLVVLIAIALILIVKPLQLKKTVYPIYFGFLIVTFLSYILTLMGVTNWLVDFVGSLWIFAGLAFVIIHSSITMGKTKTGLFFSIALIFGLVSEVLGVKYGWIYGHYYYNPMLTPAFFGLVPVINVLSWALIIYISYVFANIILDYGKNRFNPKNESSLLVFIVLILISMISAMVATNLDMLVDPVVVATHAWFWIDGGEYFGIPISNFVGWFVVVFAVSFIFRGIELFMDKKSMATEETPTHSATIISLYIMFLLIYGYTALLIGHPEYLLVGVTAMGPFILITMLITYLKFKKEGKK comes from the coding sequence ATGGAGATAATCTTCTTCACTAAACTGTTGGTGGTTTTAATAGCAATTGCCTTGATACTGATTGTAAAACCATTACAACTTAAAAAAACTGTGTATCCCATTTACTTTGGGTTTTTGATAGTTACGTTTTTAAGTTACATTTTAACGTTAATGGGTGTTACCAACTGGCTGGTAGATTTTGTAGGATCCCTCTGGATCTTCGCGGGTCTGGCATTTGTTATAATTCATTCATCCATCACCATGGGAAAAACTAAAACAGGCCTATTTTTCAGTATAGCACTCATATTTGGACTGGTTTCTGAAGTTTTAGGAGTTAAGTATGGATGGATATATGGACATTACTACTATAATCCCATGTTAACACCAGCATTCTTTGGACTGGTTCCAGTAATTAATGTTTTGTCATGGGCTTTGATAATCTACATCTCCTACGTCTTTGCAAATATCATACTTGATTATGGTAAAAATAGATTCAATCCAAAGAATGAGAGTTCTTTATTGGTTTTCATTGTATTAATTCTCATTTCAATGATCAGTGCCATGGTTGCAACCAATTTAGATATGCTCGTTGATCCTGTTGTGGTGGCCACTCATGCATGGTTCTGGATTGATGGAGGGGAGTATTTCGGAATACCCATAAGCAACTTTGTGGGATGGTTTGTTGTGGTCTTCGCTGTTAGTTTCATTTTCAGGGGGATAGAACTATTCATGGACAAGAAATCCATGGCCACTGAAGAGACCCCAACTCACTCAGCTACCATAATAAGTTTGTACATCATGTTCCTTTTAATATACGGATACACTGCCCTCTTGATTGGACATCCTGAGTATCTGTTAGTCGGTGTAACAGCTATGGGGCCGTTCATCTTGATAACTATGTTGATCACGTACCTAAAATTCAAGAAAGAGGGGAAAAAATGA
- a CDS encoding NosD domain-containing protein: MEKKIVLYMMLVGIFIFCVQSVSASTISVHPGDCIQSAIDKSSNGDTILVYDKNNAAYTYKESLYINKKIHLKSSGKVTIEAKNTSSAVVTVNSQGSGSSIQNFDMTQTNYCIVINNANSCYISGNKIKGTSLVGIQFYGDVSNSKVFYNQITGVDSRVGNGISFEYGYCSYNNVSGNTVSNFLNGILFNDRSECNSVENNILTCTGRSGVGIYATDNSRSMRIIGNTVSGAEDGIAVQQMGNSVATDYLINANKLNGNNNGMWIRLENSTVSNNLANSNILSGIDLTGRYNNILCNNASYNGICGITISGVCNDDYNVVSKNVLNHNMAGINSASQRSYYYKNTVSYNTKNGMIVTANHSSLTYNNINNNGGSGVLCIGLSNLIKSNQISKNNLGIYLQMASAADYNTVSYNNVYCNQNGINSASPYSQLCHNNVSSNTENGIINNAGHVSISSNMIKNNKCSGILSIGTYNSFTSNNISGNSMGICLQQASDADNNSIKSNSVTYNKNGVNSACSYSNFVYNTINNNNGTGVTITGSECNIYGNSLSYNKVAGLTITGSYNNVTQNSIYNNLYGASFSSALAAVFNFNRVVGNTYQLYQPSNEGTLLNAQFNWWGSNLRPVKVYGAFNFSRWLVLRLSTVKSQIAGTSSCVVADLNHDWQGKDVSSLGHVKNGFTIYFHSTLGTISSNAKTVNGTATTWFKAVNLGTANINTVLDSQKTPRSVSVYSAVRFINVAQNAINVSNTKTIQLTYSMPIKFGSKVSIELKSSSGKKISICPSIKSNVLTISHATLARGTKYALVIHTGTITDMNNKPMPLYSLSFTTAK; the protein is encoded by the coding sequence ATGGAAAAAAAAATAGTTTTGTACATGATGCTGGTTGGCATATTCATATTTTGCGTACAATCAGTTTCGGCTTCAACCATATCTGTTCATCCAGGGGACTGTATTCAATCTGCAATTGATAAATCTTCAAATGGAGATACTATTTTAGTTTATGATAAAAACAATGCAGCTTATACCTACAAGGAAAGTTTGTACATCAATAAAAAAATTCACCTAAAATCCAGTGGAAAAGTTACTATAGAAGCAAAAAATACGAGTTCCGCTGTGGTTACAGTTAATTCTCAAGGTTCAGGATCGTCTATTCAGAATTTTGACATGACTCAAACCAACTACTGCATCGTAATAAACAACGCAAACAGCTGTTATATCTCTGGAAATAAAATTAAAGGCACTTCACTGGTCGGTATTCAGTTTTATGGTGATGTTTCTAATTCTAAAGTTTTTTACAATCAGATAACTGGTGTGGATTCACGTGTGGGTAACGGTATAAGTTTTGAATACGGTTACTGTAGTTACAACAACGTTTCAGGAAACACAGTATCGAATTTTTTGAATGGAATTCTGTTCAACGACAGAAGTGAATGCAATTCTGTTGAAAACAACATCTTAACATGTACTGGTAGGAGCGGGGTTGGAATTTATGCAACAGACAACTCACGTTCCATGAGGATCATTGGAAACACTGTTTCAGGGGCTGAAGATGGAATAGCAGTGCAGCAGATGGGAAATTCAGTCGCAACAGATTATCTCATCAACGCTAATAAGCTCAATGGAAACAACAATGGAATGTGGATTCGTTTAGAAAACAGTACAGTCTCAAACAACTTGGCCAACTCAAATATTTTGAGTGGCATTGATTTAACTGGCAGATACAATAATATTTTGTGTAATAATGCTTCTTACAATGGTATATGTGGAATAACAATTTCAGGTGTTTGTAATGATGATTACAATGTTGTTTCAAAAAATGTGCTCAATCATAACATGGCAGGAATAAACAGTGCTAGCCAGCGATCTTACTACTACAAAAATACAGTATCATACAATACCAAAAACGGCATGATTGTTACAGCTAATCACTCTAGTTTAACCTACAATAATATCAACAACAACGGTGGGAGTGGTGTGCTCTGTATTGGATTGTCCAACCTTATTAAATCCAATCAGATCTCTAAAAATAATCTTGGAATTTACCTTCAAATGGCATCAGCTGCTGATTACAACACTGTGAGCTATAACAATGTGTACTGTAACCAAAATGGTATAAACAGTGCAAGTCCCTATTCCCAGTTATGTCACAACAATGTTAGTAGCAATACAGAAAATGGAATTATTAACAATGCCGGACATGTTTCAATTAGTTCTAACATGATTAAAAATAATAAATGCAGTGGTATCTTGTCCATAGGTACCTACAACAGTTTCACATCCAACAATATCTCGGGAAATAGCATGGGGATTTGCCTACAACAAGCTTCCGATGCTGATAATAATTCTATCAAATCAAATTCAGTGACCTACAATAAAAACGGTGTAAACAGTGCTTGCTCATATTCAAACTTCGTTTACAATACAATTAACAACAACAACGGTACAGGAGTCACCATCACAGGATCCGAGTGTAATATCTACGGAAATTCCTTGAGTTACAACAAGGTAGCTGGGCTCACAATAACTGGTAGCTATAACAACGTGACACAAAACTCTATTTACAACAACCTTTATGGGGCATCATTTAGTAGTGCTCTTGCAGCAGTTTTTAACTTCAACAGAGTTGTGGGAAACACCTACCAACTTTACCAACCTTCAAATGAAGGAACTTTATTAAATGCCCAGTTTAACTGGTGGGGTTCAAACTTACGACCCGTGAAGGTGTACGGTGCATTCAACTTTTCAAGATGGTTGGTGCTTAGATTATCCACAGTCAAATCTCAAATAGCAGGAACAAGCTCATGTGTAGTTGCAGATTTAAATCATGACTGGCAAGGTAAGGATGTTTCTAGCCTAGGGCATGTGAAAAATGGTTTCACCATTTACTTCCACAGCACCCTTGGAACCATAAGCTCAAATGCAAAAACTGTGAATGGAACTGCAACAACATGGTTTAAAGCCGTCAATTTAGGAACTGCAAATATTAATACTGTTTTAGATTCGCAAAAAACTCCTAGATCTGTTTCAGTGTACTCTGCAGTTAGATTTATCAACGTGGCCCAAAATGCTATAAACGTGTCCAACACAAAAACAATTCAATTAACTTACAGTATGCCAATTAAATTTGGAAGCAAAGTTTCCATAGAACTTAAAAGTAGTAGTGGGAAGAAAATATCAATCTGCCCAAGTATAAAATCAAATGTTCTTACAATTTCACATGCTACACTTGCTAGGGGAACCAAATATGCGTTGGTCATACACACCGGAACCATAACTGACATGAACAACAAGCCAATGCCCCTTTACAGCCTAAGTTTCACAACAGCAAAGTAG
- a CDS encoding right-handed parallel beta-helix repeat-containing protein, which produces MIKKFILCICFICLLTFSIQSISAANIAVHPGESIQNAVNGANDGDNITVYDNNNPYTYKESITLNKKITIKASGNVTIEAKNSSSAVFTVNSAASGSTIQNFIMTKTDYCIMINNANSCIISNNIISRINLVGIQFYGNVYNSKVTGNTITGVDPSVGNGVSFEYGTVSNNTITGNTISNFLNGIIFNDNSANNTVSNNRVSCNGYSGVGIYTTDNSRGMIITGNTVTGAEDGIAAQQIGTSTATNFVMTGNILTGNKNGFWVCLGNSTISNNTASGNLVSGLDITGSYNRILNNNASKNGNCGITLGRYGDADYNTVAGNILGYNQAGLNTASHHSTITGNNLSNNNNYGVIITADHVKLGQNTLENNTDGGILLIGTYNTIDSNNINKNSLGIVLQSSGTADYNWVINNNLNYNNNGINSGSPYSSFINNTINNCLENGLVNTADHVNITKNMVENNKGTGILSIGTYNLIKENILTNNSLGICLQKSTNGDYNSVTGNIASNNGNGINNGSPCTEIVNNTVNNNSENGMVNTASNVNIQGNSVLNNGGTGILSVGSYINIYDNFLKGNNLGIYLISFGNNDYNVLTNNTAIYNINGINSGSNGTNFYNNTLNYNNETGLTITGSNCYVVGNLMCYNKDAGLTITGTNNVVIMNRLEQNLYGASFSNYKAAVFGFNSVVGNTYQLYSPDTSGKLNAIDNWWGSNSSPSNIYGLFTVSPWIVLKLVSSSNKINLNGVSNITADLTWNSAGEHTVLLYSGVFVPDGILVNFSCDSLGCLSSLVLNLVNGTATTCFTGKTNGTSTIGATINNQNVSTTVIVVGGTSLAINSTNGHKGDVVNLVATLKDGNNLALNGKPIKFWVNGNLVGTATTNGSGVASIPYTITQDPNSFTVTAQFLGDDVYTGCNGTGSLLVVANLKNTTITLKPVSGYVGDTVNYTATLHDVDGNTISGKTVEFYLNGTSIGSSVTDSNGVANLVYKLNQSHGIYTIMAVFNPEEIYRGSNGTNNLQINLIPTTIVVNRVTGYRGCAVDLSAALKDQNNSPLIGKTVYFSINGFEVGNAITDEKGVAVLPINLIEPDSSYLSLSEDDDSYVVLAKFFEDEDYLASENYNNLIVKLIPSSIGFNSVTRHNGTNLNLMASLKDYNNQPINGKTLEFYIGNIEVGTAHTDVNGVATLVYTVSQLSRTYSFMVKFLGDDDYNETTATGYLTIVPSKTALSVLPTNSYRTLSTNLKAKLVDEAGNGLSDKNISFFVNNCLIGTALTKSDGIATLIYTLNSCGSYNLSAEFNDTIDYKSSSDKQSWIVQTLPTKLIIKSLKSYKGDKVKLQATFINTVNNVPLSGRTVYFYVNGNLVGSGITNSSGVASYLYLVKYCSGSYSLKAEYKKDNLYGGSTNSTSLNIQKIPTKTVTSSASAKMNSRIKLMATLTNLHNNTKLTNATVKFYVAGKCVGSGVSNKYGVATIYYTVKINRGTHYITAKYFSNNTYNGSSSYNKLKVI; this is translated from the coding sequence TTGATAAAAAAATTCATCTTGTGCATCTGCTTCATTTGTTTGTTAACATTTTCTATCCAATCTATAAGTGCTGCAAACATCGCTGTTCATCCTGGAGAAAGCATTCAAAATGCAGTGAATGGGGCAAATGATGGAGATAATATTACTGTTTATGATAACAACAACCCATACACCTACAAAGAAAGTATTACCCTAAACAAGAAGATAACAATTAAGGCCTCGGGAAATGTGACTATTGAGGCTAAAAATTCTAGTTCTGCAGTATTTACCGTTAATTCAGCTGCTTCTGGATCAACCATTCAGAACTTTATCATGACCAAAACTGATTACTGCATCATGATAAACAATGCCAACAGCTGCATCATATCCAACAACATCATATCCCGAATTAATTTAGTTGGAATACAATTTTACGGGAATGTTTACAACTCAAAGGTCACAGGCAACACCATAACTGGTGTTGATCCAAGTGTTGGAAATGGGGTGAGTTTTGAATATGGAACAGTATCAAACAACACCATAACTGGAAATACCATAAGCAACTTTTTAAATGGTATTATTTTCAACGATAACAGTGCAAACAACACAGTATCAAACAACAGGGTAAGTTGCAATGGTTACAGTGGAGTTGGAATTTATACAACTGACAATTCTCGAGGCATGATCATAACTGGCAACACAGTTACAGGTGCAGAAGACGGAATAGCAGCACAGCAAATAGGAACCAGTACAGCAACCAACTTCGTAATGACTGGAAATATTTTAACAGGCAATAAAAATGGCTTCTGGGTGTGCTTGGGTAACAGCACCATATCCAACAACACAGCTTCAGGAAACCTTGTAAGTGGATTGGACATAACAGGCAGCTACAACAGGATTTTAAACAACAACGCTTCAAAAAATGGCAACTGCGGAATAACACTGGGCAGGTATGGAGATGCTGATTACAACACAGTTGCAGGTAACATACTCGGCTACAATCAAGCCGGTCTGAACACTGCAAGTCACCACTCAACCATCACTGGGAACAACCTCTCAAACAACAATAACTACGGTGTAATAATCACGGCTGACCACGTTAAATTGGGTCAGAATACATTGGAGAACAACACCGACGGAGGAATATTATTAATAGGCACCTACAACACCATTGATTCTAATAATATTAACAAAAACTCATTAGGTATTGTTCTACAGAGTTCAGGAACTGCAGATTATAACTGGGTAATCAACAACAATTTAAACTACAACAACAACGGGATTAACAGTGGCAGTCCCTATTCCAGTTTCATAAACAACACAATTAATAATTGTTTAGAAAATGGTTTGGTAAACACTGCAGATCATGTTAATATAACCAAGAATATGGTGGAAAATAATAAGGGAACAGGTATTTTGAGTATTGGTACCTACAACCTCATCAAGGAAAACATCCTCACCAACAATTCATTGGGGATCTGTCTTCAGAAATCCACAAATGGAGATTATAATTCTGTAACAGGAAACATTGCCAGCAACAATGGTAATGGAATAAACAATGGAAGTCCATGCACAGAAATAGTTAACAACACCGTTAACAACAACTCTGAAAACGGCATGGTAAACACCGCAAGTAACGTGAACATCCAAGGCAATAGCGTCCTGAATAATGGGGGTACAGGAATTCTTAGCGTTGGAAGTTATATAAACATTTATGATAACTTTCTTAAAGGTAACAACCTTGGAATCTATTTAATCAGCTTTGGCAATAATGATTACAACGTATTGACCAACAACACTGCTATTTACAATATCAACGGGATAAACAGCGGATCTAACGGTACCAATTTTTACAATAACACCTTGAACTACAACAATGAAACTGGCCTCACAATTACCGGTTCCAACTGTTACGTGGTTGGAAATTTAATGTGCTACAATAAAGACGCCGGGCTGACAATTACTGGTACAAATAATGTTGTGATCATGAACCGGTTGGAACAGAACCTTTACGGTGCATCATTTAGTAATTACAAAGCAGCTGTATTTGGTTTTAACAGTGTGGTTGGAAATACATATCAGTTGTACAGCCCTGATACATCTGGAAAATTGAATGCCATTGACAACTGGTGGGGTTCAAACAGTTCTCCTTCAAATATTTATGGTTTGTTCACAGTCAGCCCTTGGATCGTTTTGAAATTAGTTTCAAGTTCTAATAAAATTAATTTGAATGGTGTTTCAAATATCACCGCAGATCTAACCTGGAACAGTGCAGGCGAACATACTGTTCTGCTTTATTCAGGAGTTTTTGTTCCAGATGGAATTCTTGTTAATTTCAGCTGTGATTCACTGGGTTGTTTAAGCAGTTTGGTTTTAAACCTTGTCAACGGTACTGCAACTACATGTTTTACTGGGAAAACTAACGGTACTTCCACAATAGGAGCTACAATCAACAATCAAAATGTTTCCACAACTGTTATTGTTGTTGGAGGAACCTCTTTAGCAATTAACTCCACAAACGGACACAAAGGTGATGTGGTAAACCTTGTGGCAACTTTAAAGGATGGTAATAATCTGGCATTAAATGGTAAACCCATCAAATTTTGGGTTAATGGAAATTTGGTTGGAACTGCCACAACCAACGGTAGTGGTGTCGCCTCCATCCCCTACACTATAACTCAGGATCCAAACAGTTTCACGGTAACAGCTCAATTTTTGGGTGATGATGTTTATACTGGCTGTAACGGAACAGGCAGTTTATTGGTAGTAGCAAATCTTAAAAACACGACGATCACCCTTAAACCAGTATCAGGATATGTTGGAGACACTGTTAATTACACTGCAACCCTTCATGATGTTGATGGAAATACAATCTCAGGAAAGACAGTTGAATTTTATCTAAACGGTACATCGATAGGATCGTCAGTCACAGATTCAAATGGTGTGGCAAATTTAGTTTACAAATTAAACCAGTCCCATGGTATTTACACCATTATGGCTGTTTTTAATCCGGAAGAAATTTACAGGGGATCTAATGGTACTAACAACCTGCAGATTAATTTAATTCCTACAACCATCGTTGTAAACAGGGTTACAGGTTACAGGGGATGTGCTGTTGATCTGTCTGCGGCTTTGAAGGATCAAAACAATTCACCCCTAATTGGAAAAACAGTTTATTTCTCCATTAATGGTTTTGAAGTAGGTAATGCAATAACAGATGAAAAAGGTGTTGCTGTACTTCCAATAAATTTAATTGAACCTGATAGTTCCTATCTGTCACTTTCAGAGGATGATGATTCCTACGTTGTACTGGCAAAGTTTTTTGAAGATGAAGATTACTTAGCTTCAGAAAATTACAATAACCTCATAGTAAAACTCATTCCTTCGAGTATTGGCTTTAATTCTGTTACCAGACATAATGGAACCAATTTGAATCTTATGGCGTCCTTGAAAGACTATAATAACCAACCAATTAATGGAAAAACATTGGAGTTCTACATTGGAAATATTGAGGTTGGAACAGCCCACACCGATGTAAATGGTGTTGCAACACTGGTATACACTGTTTCCCAACTTTCAAGAACGTACAGTTTTATGGTTAAGTTTCTGGGGGATGATGATTACAACGAAACAACTGCCACAGGTTATTTAACTATTGTTCCTTCAAAAACTGCCCTATCTGTGTTGCCAACAAACAGTTATAGAACTTTAAGTACTAATTTAAAGGCAAAACTAGTTGATGAAGCAGGGAATGGACTTTCTGATAAGAATATAAGTTTTTTTGTTAACAACTGTCTCATTGGAACTGCTCTGACCAAGAGTGATGGTATTGCAACTTTGATCTACACCCTAAACAGTTGTGGTTCTTACAATTTATCAGCAGAATTCAATGATACCATTGATTACAAATCATCTTCAGACAAGCAAAGCTGGATTGTACAGACCCTCCCCACAAAACTGATAATTAAATCATTAAAGAGTTACAAGGGAGATAAGGTTAAATTACAAGCCACATTTATAAATACCGTTAACAATGTCCCACTATCTGGAAGAACTGTTTACTTCTACGTGAATGGTAACTTAGTTGGAAGCGGAATTACCAACAGTTCGGGAGTTGCGAGTTACTTGTACTTGGTGAAGTATTGTTCAGGTTCTTACAGCCTCAAGGCAGAGTATAAAAAGGATAATTTGTACGGTGGTTCAACCAACAGCACATCCCTAAATATTCAAAAAATACCCACCAAGACAGTTACAAGCAGTGCATCAGCTAAAATGAATTCGAGAATTAAACTGATGGCAACTCTTACAAATCTACATAACAACACCAAACTAACAAATGCCACAGTAAAATTCTACGTTGCAGGTAAGTGCGTGGGATCTGGTGTGTCTAACAAGTATGGAGTGGCAACTATCTACTACACAGTTAAGATCAACAGGGGCACCCATTACATAACAGCCAAATACTTCTCAAACAACACCTACAACGGAAGTTCAAGCTACAACAAGCTTAAAGTGATATGA
- a CDS encoding glycosyltransferase encodes MITVICVYNNRVLLEDRLLKSLKIQNTEYELILLDNTMGKYESAARALNCGAKQATKDYLMFVHQDVDLLYEDCLKDIEESLRELDDLGVAGVAGYTETNGKFIMYSNIKDGRPPEDVGVYLKDPLKVQTVDECLFIVPRSIFEKLKFDEITCPGWHLYGVDYCLSTTEFGKSVYVVPINIYHVSRTESFSKDYYTLLKNIVRKHGKKYKTIDTSCGIWNTNSVRLDINILEDKLLRFLKLR; translated from the coding sequence ATGATAACAGTAATCTGTGTATACAACAACAGAGTTCTACTTGAGGATAGACTTTTAAAAAGTTTAAAAATCCAAAATACTGAATACGAACTCATACTGTTGGATAACACAATGGGAAAATATGAATCTGCAGCTAGGGCTTTGAACTGCGGGGCAAAACAGGCCACCAAGGATTATTTGATGTTCGTGCATCAGGATGTTGATCTACTCTATGAGGACTGCCTCAAGGATATTGAAGAAAGTTTAAGGGAACTAGATGATCTGGGTGTTGCAGGGGTTGCAGGTTACACAGAAACAAATGGAAAATTCATAATGTACAGCAACATAAAAGATGGGCGTCCTCCTGAGGACGTTGGTGTATATCTGAAAGATCCCCTTAAGGTTCAAACAGTTGATGAATGTCTGTTTATTGTTCCTAGATCCATCTTTGAAAAACTTAAATTCGATGAGATCACGTGTCCTGGTTGGCATTTGTACGGAGTAGACTACTGTTTAAGCACCACTGAATTTGGAAAATCTGTTTATGTAGTTCCCATTAATATCTACCATGTTTCAAGGACAGAATCCTTTTCAAAGGATTATTACACCCTGTTAAAAAATATTGTGAGGAAACACGGTAAAAAATACAAAACAATCGATACCAGCTGTGGCATATGGAATACAAACAGTGTTAGACTGGATATAAACATCTTAGAAGACAAATTATTAAGGTTCCTCAAACTTAGATGA